The Collimonas fungivorans Ter331 genome has a segment encoding these proteins:
- a CDS encoding DUF427 domain-containing protein, which produces MSEKPIKIPGPDHPITVTPNPARIRVTVAGRVIAETSNALTLREAAYPGVQYIPRQDVDMSQLESSTHTTYCPYKGECSYYSIPAGGDRTVNSVWSYEAPYAAVAEIKDHLAFYPDRVDAIEELPAA; this is translated from the coding sequence ATGAGCGAGAAACCGATAAAGATCCCGGGCCCGGACCATCCGATCACCGTAACGCCGAATCCGGCGCGGATCCGCGTCACCGTCGCCGGCCGCGTCATTGCCGAAACCAGCAATGCGCTGACGTTGCGCGAGGCGGCGTATCCTGGAGTGCAGTACATTCCGCGCCAGGATGTAGACATGTCCCAGCTGGAGTCGAGCACTCACACCACCTACTGTCCCTACAAGGGCGAATGTTCTTATTACAGCATTCCCGCCGGCGGCGACCGTACCGTGAACAGCGTCTGGAGCTATGAGGCGCCTTATGCAGCCGTGGCCGAGATCAAGGATCACCTGGCGTTTTACCCCGACCGCGTCGACGCCATAGAAGAACTGCCGGCGGCTTAA
- a CDS encoding MBL fold metallo-hydrolase, whose product MASETFTTLDTNIPPTSSQRRDGKFRNQLPKHKNGLWKTLQILWRFAVSKPAGTVPAKPIPVQAISREQLLAAPDRSLFRLGHSTMLLKLGGEFWLTDPVFSERASPFQWIGPKRFHQPPISIAELPPIRGVILSHDHYDHLDHDAILQLAGKAEHFLTPLGVGDTLVKWGVPAEKIQQLDWWQSTRVSGLQLVATPARHFSGRGLSDGNRTLWASWVILDGDLRLFFSGDSGYFGGFKEIGERYGPFDLTMIETGAYNLDWPDVHMQPEQTLQAHLDLGGKHLLPVHNGTFDLALHVWQDPFERIVALAEQHGVPVSTPQMGEQLSLATPQAGSRWWREQLG is encoded by the coding sequence ATGGCAAGCGAAACGTTCACAACTCTCGATACCAATATTCCCCCAACGTCATCGCAGCGGCGCGACGGCAAGTTCAGGAATCAGCTTCCCAAGCACAAAAACGGCTTGTGGAAGACCTTGCAGATCCTGTGGCGTTTTGCCGTCAGCAAACCGGCCGGCACGGTGCCGGCCAAGCCCATTCCGGTGCAGGCGATCAGCCGCGAGCAACTGCTGGCGGCGCCGGACCGATCGCTGTTCCGCCTGGGACATTCGACCATGCTGCTGAAACTGGGCGGCGAGTTCTGGCTGACCGACCCGGTGTTTTCCGAGCGCGCCTCTCCTTTCCAGTGGATCGGCCCCAAGCGCTTCCACCAGCCGCCGATCAGCATCGCCGAGCTGCCTCCGATCAGGGGCGTGATCCTGTCGCACGACCACTACGATCACCTGGACCATGACGCCATCCTGCAACTGGCCGGCAAGGCAGAGCATTTCCTGACGCCGCTGGGAGTAGGGGATACGCTGGTCAAATGGGGCGTGCCGGCGGAAAAGATACAACAGCTGGACTGGTGGCAAAGCACCCGGGTAAGTGGCCTGCAGCTGGTGGCCACGCCGGCGCGCCACTTTTCGGGGCGCGGCCTGAGCGACGGCAATCGTACGTTGTGGGCGTCCTGGGTAATACTGGATGGCGACCTGCGGCTGTTCTTCAGCGGCGACAGCGGCTATTTCGGTGGCTTCAAGGAAATCGGCGAGCGCTACGGCCCATTCGACCTGACCATGATAGAAACCGGGGCCTACAACCTTGACTGGCCGGATGTGCACATGCAGCCGGAACAGACCCTGCAAGCCCACCTGGACCTGGGCGGCAAGCATCTGCTGCCGGTGCATAACGGCACTTTCGACCTGGCCTTGCATGTCTGGCAGGATCCGTTCGAGCGCATCGTCGCGCTGGCCGAACAGCACGGCGTGCCGGTCAGCACGCCGCAGATGGGCGAGCAGCTCAGCCTCGCCACGCCACAGGCCGGAAGCCGCTGGTGGCGGGAGCAGCTTGGCTGA
- a CDS encoding TetR/AcrR family transcriptional regulator: protein MRKIDPVKHEQKRRDILEAAGRCFAKDGFRGASISSICSEAKISAGHLYHYFASKEAIIEAMAATGLEHAEQRFNHLMKSDNPIEGLIAEIEQANSQSCNMQQHQIDMRAKKQLHVDMLAEAGRNPAMAEIVNKHSAKIRGMLATLLETAQKRGQIDQALDPDLAAAILLGAMEGVGNMTMRDPELDMKKKLEMLSTLIKRFLAPGSSKEK from the coding sequence GTGCGCAAAATCGACCCGGTAAAACATGAGCAAAAGCGGCGCGACATCCTCGAAGCCGCAGGCCGCTGCTTTGCCAAGGACGGGTTCCGCGGCGCCAGCATTTCAAGCATCTGTTCCGAAGCGAAAATCAGCGCCGGCCACCTTTATCACTACTTCGCCAGCAAGGAAGCGATCATCGAGGCCATGGCCGCAACCGGCCTCGAGCATGCGGAACAACGTTTCAACCACTTGATGAAAAGCGACAACCCGATCGAAGGCCTGATCGCCGAGATCGAGCAAGCCAACAGCCAGAGCTGCAACATGCAGCAGCATCAGATCGACATGCGCGCCAAAAAACAGCTGCATGTGGACATGCTGGCCGAAGCCGGCCGCAATCCCGCCATGGCGGAAATCGTCAACAAACACTCGGCGAAAATTCGCGGCATGCTCGCCACCCTCCTGGAAACAGCCCAGAAACGCGGGCAGATCGACCAGGCCCTGGATCCAGACCTGGCCGCCGCCATTTTGCTGGGGGCAATGGAAGGTGTCGGCAACATGACGATGCGCGATCCGGAACTCGACATGAAAAAGAAGCTGGAAATGCTGAGCACGCTGATCAAGCGTTTCCTGGCGCCGGGCTCAAGTAAAGAAAAATAG
- a CDS encoding IscS subfamily cysteine desulfurase: MTAACTTVVPDNSDAAASPQLPIYLDYSATTPVDPAVAVKMCEYLTEKFGNPASSSHAFGWEAKAAVEQARRQVAALVGAQASEIVWTSGATESNNLALKGAAHVLRERGRGRHLVTMSTEHKAVLDTMRTLEREGFEVTYLAPQPNGLVDLETFKAALRSDTIIASVMMVNNEIGVIQPVAELGEICAGRDIVFHVDAAQAAGKVAIDLRSLKVNLMSFSAHKVYGPKGIGALFVRHDPALKLEAQIDGGGHENGMRSGTLATHQIVGMGEAFSLAAKLLDSENARIRSLQERLWDGLRDCPGVVLNGDRLQRVPHNLNLSFEIPGSTPIAAQLLDIAVSAGSACNSANAAPSYVLSSLGRPDALARSAIRFSLGRYTSAQEIDYTVATLRQLLNS, from the coding sequence ATGACTGCTGCCTGTACCACCGTAGTACCCGACAACTCCGACGCGGCAGCCTCGCCGCAGCTCCCGATCTATCTCGATTACTCAGCCACCACGCCCGTCGATCCGGCGGTGGCGGTCAAGATGTGCGAATACCTGACGGAGAAATTCGGCAATCCGGCCAGCAGTTCGCATGCGTTCGGCTGGGAAGCCAAGGCGGCAGTGGAACAGGCGCGGCGGCAGGTAGCCGCGCTGGTGGGAGCGCAGGCCAGCGAGATCGTCTGGACCTCCGGCGCCACCGAATCGAACAACCTGGCGCTGAAAGGCGCCGCCCATGTCTTGCGCGAGCGCGGCCGCGGGCGCCACCTGGTGACCATGAGCACCGAGCACAAGGCGGTACTGGACACTATGCGCACGCTGGAACGCGAAGGTTTCGAAGTGACTTACCTGGCGCCGCAGCCGAACGGCTTGGTCGATCTGGAAACATTCAAGGCGGCGCTGCGCAGCGACACCATCATCGCTTCCGTGATGATGGTCAACAACGAGATCGGCGTGATCCAGCCGGTTGCCGAGCTGGGAGAAATCTGCGCCGGGCGCGATATCGTGTTCCACGTCGACGCCGCGCAAGCAGCCGGCAAAGTCGCCATCGACCTGCGCAGCCTGAAAGTCAACCTGATGTCGTTCAGCGCGCACAAGGTCTACGGTCCGAAAGGGATAGGCGCGCTGTTCGTGCGCCACGATCCGGCGCTGAAGCTGGAAGCGCAGATCGACGGCGGCGGCCATGAAAACGGCATGCGTTCCGGCACCCTGGCCACCCACCAGATCGTCGGCATGGGCGAAGCATTCAGCCTGGCGGCCAAGCTGCTGGACAGCGAAAACGCAAGGATAAGAAGTTTGCAGGAGCGCTTGTGGGACGGTTTGCGCGATTGCCCCGGGGTGGTGCTCAACGGCGATCGCCTGCAGCGCGTTCCGCACAACCTGAACCTGAGTTTTGAAATTCCCGGCAGCACGCCTATTGCGGCGCAGCTGCTCGATATCGCAGTCTCTGCCGGCTCCGCCTGCAACTCGGCCAACGCCGCGCCATCCTATGTGCTGTCCAGCCTGGGCCGGCCCGATGCGCTGGCGCGCAGCGCGATCCGTTTCTCACTGGGACGCTATACCAGCGCGCAGGAAATCGACTATACGGTGGCGACGCTAAGGCAATTGCTGAATTCCTAA
- a CDS encoding glycerophosphodiester phosphodiesterase family protein, with product MKYVPTASLFAAAALITGCASQPASSGAAHYPGLKTLDGNPPLVIGHRGLAGLYPEEIIAGYQAAIAAGTDSLEMDLMSSSDGVLFVCHNPFLSDTTDVASHPEFASRKKSRTVDGVAVPPDWYISDFTAAELKTLRVKQPIAVRSHQYDGKYPMATFQEVIDLAKATRAANPGSTLTIYPETKNPIYQRALGVPLEEKLLAMLIKEGWNTHDSPVFVQSFEPESLKLMRRLGLKTKVVQLMDGDGTDFKTGVMTYGSPDTAKPFSWLQKGDSRTFAAMATPEGLAEIKTYADGIGPWKLYILPPQGVDAAGNAVKKLSDASNMAPTNLIPDAHRLGLFVHPFTYRDEPARLTRSYNGDPKAEYKAYFELGVDGVFTDFTPTARAALNEWLAIKQAR from the coding sequence ATGAAATACGTACCGACAGCTTCATTGTTTGCCGCAGCCGCACTGATTACGGGTTGCGCCAGCCAGCCGGCATCCTCCGGCGCGGCGCATTACCCGGGTCTCAAGACGCTCGACGGCAATCCGCCGCTGGTGATCGGCCACCGTGGGCTGGCCGGCCTGTATCCGGAAGAAATCATTGCAGGCTACCAGGCAGCGATCGCCGCCGGCACCGATTCGCTGGAGATGGACCTGATGTCGTCCAGCGACGGCGTGCTGTTCGTCTGCCACAACCCATTCCTGAGCGACACCACCGATGTCGCCAGCCATCCTGAATTCGCATCGCGCAAGAAATCGCGCACGGTCGACGGCGTGGCCGTGCCGCCGGACTGGTATATCAGCGACTTCACGGCTGCCGAACTGAAAACCCTGCGCGTCAAGCAGCCGATCGCCGTCCGCAGCCACCAGTACGACGGCAAGTATCCGATGGCGACATTCCAGGAAGTCATCGACCTCGCCAAAGCCACACGCGCCGCCAATCCCGGCAGCACCCTGACGATCTATCCGGAAACCAAGAACCCGATCTACCAACGCGCGCTGGGCGTGCCGCTGGAAGAAAAACTGCTGGCGATGCTGATCAAGGAAGGCTGGAACACCCATGATTCCCCGGTGTTCGTGCAGTCGTTCGAACCGGAAAGCCTGAAGCTGATGCGCCGCCTCGGCCTGAAAACCAAGGTGGTCCAGCTGATGGACGGCGACGGCACCGATTTCAAGACCGGCGTCATGACCTATGGCTCTCCGGACACGGCCAAACCTTTTTCCTGGCTGCAAAAAGGCGATTCGCGCACCTTCGCGGCAATGGCGACGCCTGAAGGCTTGGCTGAAATCAAGACCTATGCCGACGGCATCGGTCCGTGGAAACTTTACATACTGCCGCCGCAGGGCGTGGACGCCGCCGGCAATGCGGTGAAGAAGCTGTCGGATGCATCCAACATGGCGCCGACAAACCTGATTCCCGATGCGCACCGGCTGGGTCTGTTTGTGCATCCGTTCACCTACCGCGACGAACCGGCGCGCCTGACTCGCAGCTATAACGGCGATCCGAAAGCGGAGTACAAGGCCTATTTCGAGCTGGGCGTGGATGGCGTGTTTACCGACTTCACCCCGACTGCCAGGGCAGCGCTGAACGAATGGCTGGCGATAAAGCAAGCCAGGTAA
- a CDS encoding PLP-dependent aminotransferase family protein, with translation MTTIPALLPQALLEAPLLKDSGAAPMQRQLHHRIKETILDGRLAPGSRLPGSRALAEALSISRNTVTAAYDLLAAEGYVEPDRQGTRVATLSRPPPRAERNPPPAPATALRLRHIQPSAPRSDASATLRPGVPALSHFPLAAWRRAVDRAIRRSGPAALGYGDPLGEPVLRAAIARHLGVARGVRCEAAQVIITEGAQEALALCVRLLTNPGDTAWVEDPGYRGAKAAMHAGDLNIAPLRIDGDGVIVAESDWKSPPPRLIYTTPSHQYPAGAVLTVARRLELIAQAQRHGTWIIEDDYDSEFRHAGESIGAMQGLVAQAPVLYVGTFSKTMFPSLRLGFLVLPAALLAALRTPLEEMLRGGHRYEQLALAEFIESGQFSRHLGRMRRLYRDRQQALREAMARHMQVPHTIEGGHCGLHLTVRLPVQYPDRKIADAARRYGISPYPLSDFALQPRPEDNGLVLGYGNTSAELFEPLVRRLSQLARAAEIV, from the coding sequence ATGACGACCATCCCGGCCCTGTTGCCGCAAGCCCTGCTCGAAGCGCCATTGCTGAAAGACAGCGGCGCGGCGCCGATGCAGCGCCAGTTGCACCATCGTATCAAGGAAACCATCCTGGATGGCCGGCTGGCGCCCGGCAGCCGCCTGCCCGGCTCGCGCGCCCTGGCTGAAGCGCTGTCGATCTCGCGCAACACGGTGACGGCCGCCTATGACCTGCTGGCCGCGGAAGGTTATGTCGAGCCGGATCGCCAAGGCACCCGGGTGGCGACGCTCTCGCGCCCACCGCCGCGCGCCGAGCGCAACCCGCCGCCGGCGCCGGCCACCGCGCTGCGCCTGAGGCACATCCAGCCCAGTGCGCCGCGCAGCGACGCCAGCGCGACGCTGCGGCCGGGCGTGCCGGCCTTGTCGCATTTTCCATTGGCCGCCTGGCGCCGCGCCGTCGACCGTGCGATCCGCCGCAGCGGGCCGGCGGCCCTGGGTTATGGCGATCCGCTGGGCGAACCGGTGCTGCGCGCCGCCATCGCCCGTCACCTTGGGGTTGCCCGCGGCGTGCGCTGCGAAGCGGCGCAAGTCATCATTACCGAAGGCGCGCAAGAAGCCCTGGCGCTATGCGTGCGTTTGCTGACCAATCCCGGCGACACGGCCTGGGTCGAGGATCCCGGTTATCGCGGCGCCAAGGCAGCGATGCATGCAGGCGACCTGAACATCGCGCCGCTGCGCATCGACGGCGACGGCGTAATCGTGGCCGAAAGCGACTGGAAATCCCCGCCGCCGCGCTTGATCTACACCACGCCATCGCATCAATATCCGGCAGGCGCCGTGCTGACGGTGGCGCGGCGCCTGGAACTGATTGCGCAAGCACAGCGCCATGGGACCTGGATCATCGAAGACGACTACGACAGCGAATTCCGCCATGCCGGCGAATCCATCGGCGCCATGCAGGGGCTGGTGGCGCAGGCGCCGGTGCTGTATGTGGGGACGTTCAGCAAGACCATGTTCCCATCGCTGCGGCTGGGATTCCTGGTGCTGCCGGCAGCGCTGCTGGCCGCGCTGCGGACGCCGCTGGAGGAAATGCTGCGCGGCGGCCACCGCTACGAACAGCTGGCGCTGGCCGAGTTTATCGAAAGCGGCCAGTTCAGCCGGCACCTGGGCCGCATGCGGCGCCTGTACCGCGACCGCCAGCAGGCGCTGCGCGAAGCCATGGCCAGGCACATGCAGGTGCCGCACACCATCGAAGGCGGCCACTGCGGGTTGCACCTGACGGTGCGGCTGCCGGTCCAATATCCAGACCGCAAGATCGCCGACGCCGCGCGCCGTTACGGCATTTCGCCCTACCCGCTGTCGGATTTCGCGCTGCAGCCGAGGCCGGAAGACAACGGCCTGGTGCTCGGTTATGGCAACACCTCCGCCGAACTGTTCGAACCCTTGGTGCGGCGCCTGTCGCAGCTGGCGCGTGCCGCTGAAATCGTTTAA
- a CDS encoding efflux transporter outer membrane subunit yields the protein MPKMRMFAAVAAVALVLSACATQPAYSPPKPPVPADWENSPHPGKASAVAASGQWWTQLGDQAIDSLIASAFADNPTLAQAVARVDQAKAAAGVANAQRLPAVNGNANATRAQTQNTLGGGSATMLESSSSIGADFSWEIDLWGRIRESVTAAQRRLDARTADAQGARLSLAAQVANNSLSLRACAYSLQVRDADIASRETELLLTRKRRAVGYIAPSAEFSALTNLANARTARISQQEQCTRSVDALVALTGQPAAAVRRLLLPVSPAAASADPRESSAILDDVAHVMPTPPAMQPALPATVLRDHPSLVSAERSLAAAWSDIGVARAQRLPTISLSAMLSGNWLRAAGNSVNFTSWSAGPGLTVPLFDGGAGAANVDAATGRYREAAATLQATLRTVVQNVEDALAFQTSAEDRVKSSQDAVDAAQLSFRASQAQWRAGAISMFELEDIRRQRQTAEENFIAAKRDQGQAWISLMQATGQIDSPG from the coding sequence ATGCCAAAAATGAGAATGTTTGCCGCCGTAGCGGCAGTTGCCCTGGTCCTGAGCGCATGTGCGACCCAGCCAGCCTATTCGCCGCCCAAGCCGCCGGTTCCCGCCGACTGGGAAAACAGTCCGCATCCCGGAAAAGCAAGCGCAGTCGCTGCGAGCGGGCAGTGGTGGACGCAATTGGGCGACCAGGCCATCGACAGCCTGATCGCATCGGCGTTTGCCGACAATCCGACCCTGGCCCAGGCAGTCGCCAGGGTCGACCAGGCCAAAGCCGCAGCCGGCGTAGCCAATGCGCAGCGCCTGCCTGCGGTTAACGGCAACGCAAACGCCACGCGTGCGCAGACACAGAACACTCTGGGCGGCGGCTCTGCCACCATGCTCGAGAGTTCCTCGTCGATCGGCGCCGATTTCAGCTGGGAAATCGACCTATGGGGACGCATCCGCGAGTCCGTGACCGCCGCGCAGCGGCGCCTGGATGCGCGCACGGCGGATGCCCAGGGCGCCCGCCTGTCGCTGGCGGCACAAGTGGCCAACAACAGTCTTTCCCTGCGCGCCTGCGCTTATTCGCTGCAGGTGCGCGATGCCGACATCGCTTCGCGCGAAACCGAACTGCTCCTCACGCGCAAGCGGCGTGCGGTAGGTTATATCGCGCCCTCGGCGGAATTCAGCGCACTGACCAACCTGGCCAACGCCCGCACCGCGCGCATCAGCCAGCAGGAACAGTGCACACGCAGCGTCGATGCGCTGGTAGCGCTGACCGGACAGCCGGCGGCAGCGGTGCGGCGCCTGTTATTGCCGGTATCGCCGGCGGCAGCCAGCGCCGATCCGCGGGAAAGCAGCGCGATCCTGGACGATGTCGCGCATGTCATGCCGACTCCGCCGGCCATGCAGCCGGCGCTGCCGGCGACGGTGCTGCGCGACCATCCTAGCCTGGTATCGGCCGAGCGCTCGCTGGCTGCGGCCTGGTCGGATATCGGCGTGGCGCGCGCGCAGCGGCTGCCGACCATCAGCCTTAGTGCGATGCTGTCGGGGAATTGGCTGCGCGCCGCCGGCAATTCGGTCAATTTCACCAGCTGGTCGGCCGGGCCGGGATTGACCGTTCCTTTATTCGATGGCGGCGCCGGCGCGGCCAATGTGGATGCCGCCACCGGACGCTACCGGGAAGCGGCCGCGACATTGCAGGCAACCTTACGCACCGTCGTGCAGAACGTCGAGGATGCGCTGGCCTTCCAGACTTCGGCCGAAGACCGTGTGAAATCTTCGCAGGATGCGGTCGATGCCGCCCAGCTCAGTTTCCGCGCCAGCCAGGCGCAGTGGCGGGCCGGGGCCATCAGCATGTTCGAGCTGGAAGACATCCGGCGCCAGCGCCAGACCGCCGAAGAAAATTTCATCGCCGCCAAACGCGACCAGGGCCAGGCTTGGATCAGCCTGATGCAAGCCACCGGGCAAATCGACAGCCCGGGCTAA
- a CDS encoding aminotransferase class I/II-fold pyridoxal phosphate-dependent enzyme, producing the protein MMSQDIQAQYDAFKQLGLKLDMSRGKPAPEQLDLSSTLLQQLEGFTAADGTDTRNYGIASGLPEVRALFASLLDVPAGQVVVDGNASLALMHDAIVFCLLYGIAGQTPWSQQQPVTFLCPVPGYDRHFSICQSLGIKMVSVPLNDDGPDMELVERLVAADASIKGMWCVPKYSNPSGTIYSAEVVQRLAAMKTAAPDFLLLWDDAYRLHHLSEQKHSTINVLEACERAGNPERAIVFASTSKITLAGSGLAALASSPANIAWWQRNTSVRTIGPDKVNQLRHVRFLKDRANVEALMGRHRQLLKPKFDAVLAQFDAYLGDSEGVSWTRPLGGYFIDLVTPPGCAKRTIALAKELGITLTSAGAAFPYGNDVEDRHIRIAPSFPSLDEISQAAKGIALALRVAAGSGAA; encoded by the coding sequence ATGATGTCACAAGATATACAAGCGCAATACGATGCATTCAAGCAGCTCGGCCTCAAGCTCGACATGTCGCGCGGCAAGCCGGCGCCGGAACAGCTAGACCTGTCCAGCACCTTGCTGCAGCAGCTCGAGGGTTTTACTGCGGCGGACGGCACCGACACGCGCAACTACGGCATCGCCAGCGGCCTGCCCGAAGTGCGTGCCTTGTTCGCCAGCCTGCTCGATGTGCCTGCCGGGCAAGTGGTAGTGGACGGCAACGCCAGCCTGGCGCTGATGCACGACGCCATCGTGTTTTGCCTGCTGTACGGGATTGCCGGCCAAACGCCGTGGAGCCAACAGCAGCCGGTGACTTTCCTGTGCCCGGTGCCAGGCTACGACCGCCATTTCTCGATCTGCCAGTCGCTCGGCATCAAGATGGTCAGCGTGCCGCTGAACGACGATGGCCCGGACATGGAACTGGTTGAAAGACTGGTTGCTGCCGACGCCAGCATCAAGGGCATGTGGTGTGTGCCCAAATACAGCAATCCTTCCGGAACTATCTACTCGGCCGAGGTGGTGCAACGCCTGGCGGCCATGAAGACCGCGGCGCCGGATTTCCTGCTGCTGTGGGACGACGCTTACCGCCTGCATCACCTGAGCGAGCAGAAGCACAGCACCATCAATGTGCTGGAAGCTTGCGAACGCGCCGGCAACCCGGAGCGCGCCATCGTTTTTGCCTCGACCTCCAAGATCACGCTGGCAGGCTCCGGCCTGGCTGCTTTGGCTTCATCGCCCGCCAACATCGCCTGGTGGCAGCGCAACACCTCGGTGCGCACCATCGGCCCGGACAAGGTCAACCAGTTGCGGCACGTGCGTTTCCTGAAAGACCGCGCCAATGTCGAAGCGCTGATGGGGCGCCACCGCCAGCTGCTGAAACCGAAGTTCGACGCCGTGCTTGCGCAATTCGACGCCTATCTTGGCGATAGCGAAGGGGTGTCCTGGACCCGGCCGCTCGGCGGCTATTTCATCGATCTCGTCACGCCGCCGGGCTGCGCCAAACGGACTATCGCGCTGGCGAAAGAACTGGGCATCACGCTGACGTCTGCCGGCGCAGCTTTTCCCTACGGCAATGATGTCGAGGACCGGCACATCCGCATCGCTCCCAGTTTCCCGTCGCTGGACGAAATTTCCCAGGCGGCCAAGGGGATTGCGCTGGCGCTCAGGGTCGCCGCGGGTTCGGGAGCGGCTTAA
- the ggt gene encoding gamma-glutamyltransferase — translation MVVTAQHLATRVGVDVLKDGGNAVDAAVAVGYALAVVYPAAGNIGGGGFMTIQLADGRKTFLDFREKAPLAATANMYLDQNGNVVPNLSTKGHLAVGVPGTVSGMELALSKYGTMKRATVIAPAIKYAEEGFVLDQGDVDMLDTTTEMFKKDAADSGAIFLNKGEPFRVGQKLVQKDLAKTLREISAKGSDGFYKGWVAQAIVASSQAGKGIITQPDLDQYKTRELAPVECDYRGYHVVSAPPPSSGGVVICEIMNILEGYPMQNLGFRSAQAMHYQIEAMRHAYVDRNSYLGDPDYVKNPLARLLDKAYATKIRSAIDPHKAGVSQDIKPGVEPHEGSNTTHYSIVDKWGNAVSVTYTLNDWFGAGVMASKTGIMLNDEMDDFTAKIGVPNMYGLVQGEANAIAPGKRPLSSMSPTIVTKDGKTVMVVGTPGGSRIITATLLTMLNVIDYGMNIQEAVDAPRFHQQWLPEATNLEPYTLSPDTQKILEGWGQKFTVPQPFNHVAAILVGAPSLGGKPVGKNRFYGANDPRRNSGLALGY, via the coding sequence ATGGTGGTCACGGCTCAGCACCTGGCCACCCGTGTCGGCGTCGATGTGTTGAAGGATGGCGGTAATGCGGTCGATGCGGCGGTGGCGGTCGGTTATGCGCTGGCGGTGGTGTACCCGGCCGCGGGCAATATCGGCGGCGGCGGTTTCATGACCATCCAGCTGGCCGACGGCCGCAAGACTTTCCTCGATTTCCGCGAAAAAGCGCCGCTGGCGGCCACCGCCAACATGTATCTCGACCAGAACGGCAACGTGGTCCCCAACCTGAGCACCAAGGGCCACCTGGCGGTCGGCGTGCCGGGAACGGTGTCCGGCATGGAGCTGGCGCTGAGCAAATACGGCACGATGAAGCGCGCCACGGTGATCGCGCCGGCCATCAAGTACGCCGAAGAAGGTTTTGTGCTGGACCAGGGCGATGTCGACATGCTGGACACCACGACCGAGATGTTCAAGAAAGACGCGGCCGACTCGGGCGCCATTTTCCTGAACAAAGGCGAGCCGTTCCGCGTCGGCCAGAAGCTGGTGCAAAAGGACCTGGCAAAGACCTTGCGCGAGATCAGCGCCAAGGGCAGCGACGGCTTCTACAAGGGCTGGGTGGCGCAAGCTATCGTCGCCTCCAGCCAGGCCGGCAAGGGCATCATCACCCAGCCCGATCTCGACCAGTACAAAACCCGCGAACTGGCGCCGGTCGAATGCGACTACCGCGGCTACCACGTAGTTTCGGCGCCGCCGCCGAGCTCGGGCGGCGTGGTCATCTGCGAGATCATGAACATCCTCGAGGGTTATCCGATGCAAAACCTCGGTTTCCGCTCGGCGCAGGCGATGCATTACCAGATCGAAGCGATGCGCCATGCCTATGTCGACCGCAACAGCTACCTGGGCGATCCCGACTACGTGAAGAACCCGCTGGCGCGCCTGCTCGACAAAGCTTATGCGACCAAGATCCGCAGCGCCATCGATCCGCACAAGGCCGGCGTATCGCAGGACATCAAGCCTGGCGTCGAACCGCATGAAGGCAGCAACACCACCCATTATTCGATCGTCGACAAATGGGGCAATGCGGTGTCGGTCACCTACACGCTGAACGACTGGTTCGGCGCCGGCGTCATGGCCAGCAAGACCGGCATCATGCTCAACGACGAGATGGACGATTTCACGGCCAAGATCGGCGTGCCCAACATGTACGGCCTGGTGCAGGGCGAAGCCAACGCCATCGCTCCCGGCAAACGTCCGCTGTCGTCGATGAGCCCGACCATCGTCACCAAGGACGGCAAGACCGTCATGGTGGTCGGCACGCCTGGCGGCAGCCGCATCATCACAGCGACCTTGCTGACCATGCTGAACGTGATCGACTACGGCATGAATATCCAGGAAGCAGTCGATGCGCCGCGTTTCCACCAGCAGTGGCTGCCGGAAGCGACCAATCTTGAACCGTACACCCTCAGCCCTGATACCCAGAAGATCCTCGAAGGCTGGGGCCAGAAGTTCACCGTGCCGCAACCGTTCAACCATGTCGCCGCGATCCTGGTCGGGGCGCCGTCGCTGGGCGGCAAGCCGGTCGGCAAGAACCGTTTCTACGGCGCCAACGATCCACGCCGCAACTCGGGGCTTGCGCTGGGTTATTGA
- a CDS encoding VOC family protein, with protein sequence MQQSNYLFFTTGCEQALAFYTECGLGQVVEVMYYGAGGIPLKNEAMRGKIMHSRFEGPGVLFYASDNDDAEPMRGSAHILMTDSREQTDQLFERLSQGANVTTPLAVQPWGDYFGKLTDRFGVQWMLNCPIRAA encoded by the coding sequence ATGCAGCAATCCAATTACCTGTTCTTCACCACCGGCTGCGAGCAGGCGCTGGCGTTCTACACCGAGTGCGGGCTGGGTCAAGTGGTCGAAGTCATGTATTACGGCGCCGGCGGCATCCCGCTGAAGAACGAGGCGATGCGCGGCAAGATCATGCATTCGAGGTTTGAAGGGCCGGGGGTCCTGTTTTATGCATCAGACAACGACGACGCCGAACCGATGCGCGGTTCGGCGCACATCCTGATGACCGACAGCCGCGAGCAGACAGACCAGCTGTTCGAACGCCTGAGCCAGGGTGCAAACGTCACTACGCCGCTTGCGGTCCAGCCTTGGGGCGATTACTTCGGCAAGCTGACGGACCGCTTCGGCGTGCAGTGGATGCTCAACTGTCCGATCCGGGCCGCTTAG